A genomic region of Raphanus sativus cultivar WK10039 chromosome 6, ASM80110v3, whole genome shotgun sequence contains the following coding sequences:
- the LOC108806394 gene encoding bax inhibitor 1 has translation MDSFSSFFDSQPGSRSWSYDSLKNLRQISPAVQNHLKRVYLTLCCALVASAFGAYLHVLWNIGGILTTIGCVGSMIWLLSCPPYQQQKRLSLLFISAVLEGASVGPLIKVAVDFDPSILITAFVGTAIAFICFSGAAMLARRREYLYLGGLLSSGLSMLMWLQFASSIFGGSASIFKFELYFGLLIFVGYMVVDTQDIIEKAHLGDMDYVKHSLTLFTDFVAVFVRILIIMLKNSADKEEKKKKRRN, from the exons atggaTTCATTCTCGTCCTTCTTCGATTCACAACCTGGTAGCAGAAGCTGGAGCTATGATTCTCTCAAGAACCTCCGTCAGATTTCCCCGGCTGTCCAGAACCATCTTAAGCGG GTTTATCTTACTCTGTGTTGTGCTCTGGTTGCGTCTGCGTTTGGGGCTTACCTCCACGTCCTCTGGAACATCGGTGGTATTCTCACTACCATTGGATGCGTTGGAAGCATGATTTGGCTGCTCTCTTGTCCTCCTTATCAACAA CAAAAGAGGCTTTCACTTCTCTTTATCTCTGCCGTTCTTGAAGGTGCTTCAGTTGGTCCCTTGATCAAAGTGGCAGTTGATTTTGACCCAAG CATCCTTATCACTGCGTTTGTGGGAACTGCGATAGCCTTTATCTGTTTCTCAGGAGCAGCGATGCTGGCAAGACGCAGAGAGTATCTCTACCTCGGAGGACTCCTTTCATCTGGCTTGTCCATGCTTATGTGGCTTCAGTTCGCCTCTTCCATCTTCGGTGGCTCTGCATCTATCTTTAAGTTCGAG CTCTACTTTGGACTCTTGATCTTTGTGGGATACATGGTGGTGGACACTCAAGATATTATAGAGAAGGCCCACCTCGGTGACATGGACTACGTGAAACATTCCTTGACCCTTTTCACCGATTTTGTAGCTGTGTTTGTTCGTATCCTAATCATAATG CTGAAGAACTCGGCAgataaagaagagaaaaagaagaagaggaggaactGA